The Ornithodoros turicata isolate Travis chromosome 9, ASM3712646v1, whole genome shotgun sequence genome includes a region encoding these proteins:
- the LOC135368467 gene encoding uncharacterized protein LOC135368467 isoform X2: MDLRPSDRPPERPSFLALPESTCSSRDNDDVFLTDSPVDDSGPYEECSSSERPRRLSSSRSLPCVQERRHDKAERSDSAPSPMQLTGSSCDTPMTDSFPASTPSREDDDDQSRSAYEGILQCERDFFDFVMTLPSEPKPTKPSPTRVRRESKTKPKPKVGLDHLDNLCKLMEQLGDLKEQNSKLHRRVQYLEDVKNLHEMHKDILSRRPASMSSRQSEAYDESVYQDRYETQLQDRTFENPLQKSKTQISMGSLQRKTRERSRSVGNQDEFNDPKGSLKSKKFPNWSKVKEALGFEQRPSDYDVDGNSFREGNRILGPDVVHHISVPIYSDEYDRNFDGRVTNVGERCRQKEPWTDWTGEGRLQSKGYPNERSDDAICERRTHLRPQQPVRRRSSPGGPSVDKDRFSDHSKKEQYSLTLHPNVYPTYARSDLKDDPKKAPKTPWGRVKTLIQTKRGSVKKRQSTKSDGKEFRMNSDPSCNAAFSDYEEGVSRRTRDIRHRRRKVSDQYADGGSSRHSGVSDDFCGFPKERSKSQTHIERDYYRDFESSEDSRPRKQKPAPLTLSPLEHASSSAGHSRTSSGVTSETCQRLSPRSSPQFQRKSRWNKVKKVFTAKAKDGDASTTPTTQYPFSKSVPASPLSLVGTVFNYDDLGPYEDEDITKTREASVDRQRVDSLPLSLCPSSDGELSLFPLSQSASTPMSSLVLQLQRNLSEDFSQKMLEWERIKASGVASTATTKDRAKSKSEKLKGERQSKPAKPKLKDLTWLNKELHKIEREKERLAKEKRKYEERSARLQRLKHTLLSSGENRNEILVRTSAGEFRFEGISDAFTKKLYEWETKKGVVPELSTIALLDASLSGEKGVGLPRGLSRSDSSIADQASTHHQASHGSTSSLPSMKPDSGFSQEENVQPSRANSEPDLSTPHGQARRDSCLSRRRHSQDQKWPAGEYGAYVNPEVTWLIDSGSGELALEEDDRRLTKSPENQDYDEADVKATEDGYYVLLEENMLLLEQLKAKEDLCRQMERELQLLDARLGDVSDRHRQEIDRYRERLWEAHRPALLQFGFRESQASLKVLTELKSRVDDLERFGRRFYDERRTLQDHMRYQSEDQLRLSRDVVASIRDLHCPGAPDALQGLEGPERRSSSVSSWNWQRFVHVEKLALVQDLLGKLLRLAQEIEMCAAERAHQLWVLRGEILQRDLVSARNLHADIYPFQRVASTRAPWGRCRSMPKRSFSDGIIQHLRNSREDTDNPLAINDNLSRKSRTDFSEWQLNTSAAQLLETVQQLETELLGLLCDVMNTEANEQQECIGEQEQPALESGDVSSETRTDDGTGGEARSSLASSESPIRPSESVSANATVRHNSADNVSSVSGHDGSESSSLNDSERVSFVLRLPRKSWTRTRETVSSSSDSSYLEDETFTRAAWSSGKNRLEAAERKQDATEAFNSPIRLRDEVFEEPSSASSVEAVFSLPYPCHVYSGTGKFNAVLAEETADMLRDAEGTSRFGCNETAEATVTLCQPRVAEVPIERNASYVNDGDSSNSEGPPEVSEIGKMAARGESPVLRSKSTRKLKKAKETIGVSRTEEQPQSFPSVSSTASSPPLSPAKIISDEELTTSKQESAKHDAYHSVLTRGPSTGYVPSPVHSTSSTSPASLLSPVPSYSHIPHQGALSRFEALHRAKTEFFAKEGPVVISTDVLTSRSLQASTTFPQKGFNVEIMSKVAEPSDAGHADLPQCGASVPRVPKEETVPSPTVKATAEEPTRKKSRQECGQADKTSFLSLKLKKSKKKDYSTVEELCRQTLTVTVAEREVADSGSEPVSPVSPISPPSPSEPRTKGINKWLPIFSTKP, from the exons ATGGATCTGCGCCCAAGCGACCGACCGCCCGAAAGGCCTTCATTCCTGGCTCTGCCAGAATCGACATGTTCTAGCCGAGACAACGATGACGTCTTCCTCACTGACAGTCCAGTCGACGACTCAG GACCATATGAAGAGTGCTCCTCTTCAGAACGCCCCCGTCGGCTGTCTTCCAGTCGATCTCTTCCATGCGTGCAAGAGAGACGTCACGACAAAGCGGAGCGATCAGACAGTGCCCCGAGTCCCATGCAGCTGACGGGAAGTTCATGCGACACGCCCATGACCGATTCTTTTCCTGCTTCCACACCGAGCagagaggacgacgacgaccagAGCCGCTCTGCCTACGAGG GCATCCTGCAATGCGAACGGGACTTTTTCGACTTCGTCATGACTTTACCGAGCGAACCAAAACCGACGAAACCTTCCCCTACTAGGGTCCGACGTGAGAGCAAGACCAAACCCAAACCTAAAGTGGGCCTCGACCACCTGGACAACCTCTGCAAGCTCATGGAACAGCTGGGGGACCTCAAAGAGCAAAATAGCAAGCTACATCGAAGGGTCCAGTATCTTGAAGACGTCAAGAACCTTCACGAAATGCACAAGGACATCTTGTCTAGAAGACCTGCATCTATGAGCTCGAGGCAATCTGAAGCGTACGACGAGTCAGTTTACCAGGACCGATATGAAACACAACTTCAAGATCGTACTTTCGAGAACCCGCTTCAGAAGAGCAAAACTCAAATAAGCATGGGGTCCTTGCAGAGAAAAACGAGAGAGCGAAGCAGGTCCGTTGGAAATCAGGACGAGTTCAACGACCCGAAGGGTTCGTTGAAGTCCAAGAAGTTTCCTAACTGGTCAAAAGTGAAAGAAGCTTTGGGGTTCGAGCAGAGGCCAAGTGATTACGATGTCGATGGAAATAGCTTTCGCGAAGGGAACAGGATATTAGGTCCAGACGTGGTACATCATATAAGTGTACCGATATATTCCGATGAGTACGACAGGAACTTTGACGGCAGGGTTACGAATGTTGGCGAACGCTGTCGACAGAAGGAGCCTTGGACAGACTGGACTGGAGAGGGAAGGCTCCAATCCAAGGGCTATCCTAATG AGAGGTCTGACGACGCTATATGTGAACGGAGGACCCACTTGCGACCACAGCAACCAGTAAGGCGCCGATCGTCCCCAGGTGGTCCCTCAGTAGACAAAGACAGGTTTAGCGACCATTCCAAGAAAGAACAAT ATTCCTTGACGCTGCATCCGAATGTGTACCCAACGTACGCGAGGAGTGACCTGAAGGACGACCCGAAGAAGGCGCCGAAGACACCGTGGGGCCGTGTGAAGACACTCATTCAGACAAAGCGTGGTAGCGTCAAGAAGCGACAGTCAACCAAAAGTGATGGCAAAGAATTCCGCATGAATTCCGACCCTTCCTGTAACGCTGCTTTCAGCGACTACGAAGAGGGTGTTTCCAGGAGGACGAGGGACATCAGGCATCGGCGAAGAAAGGTGTCCGACCAGTACGCAGACGGCGGATCCAGCAG ACACTCAGGCGTAAGCGACGACTTCTGCGGGTTCCCTAAAGAGCGATCGAAGTCTCAGACGCACATCGAGCGCGACTATTACCGGGATTTTGAAAGCAGCGAAGATTCCAGGCCTCGCAAGCAGAAGCCCGCCCCGTTAACCCTAAGTCCATTGGAACACGCCTCCTCAAGCGCTGGCCATTCAAGAACCAGTTCGGGAGTGACGTCAGAAACTTGTCAGAGACTTTCTCCGAGGTCTTCGCCACAGTTCCAGAGGAAGTCCCGTTGGAACAAG GTGAAGAAGGTATTTACCGCAAAGGCGAAAGACGGCGACGCCAGTACAACACCGACTACGCAGTACCCCTTCTCAAAGTCTGTGCCTGCGAGCCCTCTGTCACTCGTAGGGACGGTGTTCAACTACGATGATCTGGGCCCGTACGAAG acgaaGATATAACAAAGACAAGGGAAGCAAGCGTGGACAGACAAAGAG TCGACAGCCTACCCCTCTCCCTATGTCCCAGCTCCGACGGCGAActctccctcttccctctctcccAATCAGCCTCCACGCCCATGAGCAGTCTTGTCCTCCAGCTCCAGCGGAACTTGAGCGAAGACTTCAGCCAAAAGATGCTCGAATGGGAACGAATCAAGGCGTCCGGTGTCGCTTCCACTGCCACAACAAAGGACAGAGCGAAATCCAAATCCGAGAAACTCAAGGGCGAACGCCAGTCCAAACCCGCTAAGCCCAAGCTCAAAGACTTAACGTGGCTCAACAAAGAACTGCACAAGATAGAGCGCGAGAAGGAAAGATTGGCAAAGGAGAAACGGAAGTACGAAGAACGTTCGGCGAGGCTTCAGCGCTTGAAGCACACGCTATTGTCTTCCGGGGAGAACAGAAACGAGATCCTGGTGCGGACGTCGGCGGGCGAGTTCCGGTTCGAAGGGATATCGGACGCTTTCACCAAGAAACTCTACGAGTGGGAAACGAAAAAGGGTGTTGTTCCAGAGCTGTCCACGATAGCGCTGCTCGATGCGAGCTTGTCGGGAGAGAAAGGAGTTGGGCTTCCAAGGGGCCTGTCGCGGTCTGATTCGAGCATCGCGGATCAAGCGTCAACGCACCATCAGGCATCGCACGGGTCCACAAGCTCATTGCCGTCAATGAAGCCGGACTCTGGATTTAGTCAGGAAGAAAACGTGCAGCCGTCGCGAGCGAACTCGGAGCCTGATCTCTCCACCCCTCACGGACAGGCCAGAAGAGATTCGTgtctgtcccgaagaaggcaCTCTCAAGACCAGAAATGG CCTGCAGGGGAGTACGGAGCGTACGTGAATCCGGAAGTGACGTGGCTCATCGATAGTGGTTCCGGCGAGCTGGCATTAGAGGAGGATGACAGACGGTTGACCAAGTCTCCAGAGAACCAGGACTACGACGAAGCAGATGTCAAAGCAACAGAGGATGGTTACTACGTCCTCTTGGAGGAGAACATGCTTCTTCTAGAACAGCTCAAGGCCAAAGAGGACCTCTGcaggcagatggagagagaactgCAGCTACTGGATGCCAGACTCGGTGACGTCAGCGACAGGCATCGACAGGAGATTG ATCGGTACCGTGAACGGCTGTGGGAGGCACACCGACCGGCTCTACTTCAGTTCGGGTTTCGGGAGTCCCAGGCCTCACTTAAGGTTCTAACCGAGCTCAAGTCGCGAGTGGATGACCTGGAGCGCTTCGGTAGAAGGTTCTACGACGAGCGACGAACCTTGCAG GACCACATGCGATACCAGAGCGAAGACCAGCTGCGGCTCAGCAGGGACGTGGTAGCCAGCATCCGAGACTTACACTGCCCTGGAGCTCCGGACGCCCTCCAAGGCCTCGAAG GGCCAGAGAGACGGAGCAGCTCGGTGTCCTCATGGAACTGGCAGCGCTTCGTTCACGTGGAGAAACTGGCCCTGGTCCAAGACCTGCTGGGAAAACTCTTGCGACTG GCCCAGGAAATAGAAATGTGTGCTGCCGAACGTGCGCACCAGCTTTGGGTTCTACGGGGTGAAATACTTCAACGAGACCTGGTCAGCGCCCGAAACCTCCACGCAGATATTTACCCGTTCCAGAGGGTGGCTTCGACGCGTGCCCCGTGGGGGCGCTGCCGTTCGATGCCCAAGCGATCCTTCAGTGACGGGATTATTCAGCATTTAAGAAATTCC AGGGAAGACACCGACAATCCGCTGGCCATCAATGACAACCTTAGCCGAAAGAGTAGAACTGATTTCTCAGAATGGCAGCTGAACACAAGCGCCGCGCAACTGCTAGAAACAGTTCAGCAATTAGAAACGGAGTTACTAGGACTACTTTGCGATG TCATGAACACTGAAGCCAACGAACAGCAAGAATGCATCGGAGAACAAGAACAACCAGCCCTGGAATCAGGCGAT GTGTCCTCTGAAACTCGAACTGACGACGGAACAGGAGGTGAGGCGAGGTCGTCCCTGGCCTCCTCGGAGAGTCCCATCCGGCCATCGGAAAGCGTCTCAGCAAACGCAACCGTACGACACAACAGTGCAGACAACGTGAGCAGCGTATCCGGCCACGATGGGAGTGAGAGTTCGAGCCTCAACGACAGCGAACGAGTCTCTTTCGTTCTACGTCTACCGCGAAAGAGCTGGACAAGGACGAGAGAGACGGTGTCATCGTCCTCCGACAGCTCTTACCTCGAAGACGAGACTTTCACTCGAGCCGCGTGGTCCTCGGGGAAGAATCGTTTGGAGGCAGCGGAAAGGAAACAGGATGCGACTGAAGCTTTTAATTCACCTATCAG GTTACGAGATGAAGTTTTTGAAGAACCCTCGTCGGCATCGTCCGTCGAAGCAGTCTTCTCTCTGCCCTACCCCTGCCATGTTTATTCGGGGACGGGAAAATTCAATGCTGTACTCGCTGAAGAAACAGCCGATATGCTGAGGGATGCCGAAGGCACTTCGCGCTTTGGCTGCAATGAAACTGCCGAGGCCACTGTGACGCTATGTCAGCCACGCGTTGCTGAGGTCCCCATCGAAAGAAATGCCTCTTATGTTAATGATGGAGATTCATCGAATAGCGAAGGGCCACCAGAGGTTTCCGAAATAGGAAAGATGGCAGCACGAGGCGAAAGTCCAGTGCTACGGTCCAAGAGTACGAGAAAGTTAAAGAAGGCAAAAGAAACCATCGGAGTGTCTCGAACTGAAGAACAACCACAGAGCTTCCCTTCTGTCAGTTCCACAGCCTCATCCCCTCCACTCTCGCCTGCCAAGATTATCAGTGACGAGGAACTGACAACATCAAAGCAAGAATCAGCCAAGCATGACGCCTATCACTCAGTGCTCACAAGAGGCCCCTCTACCGGATATGTACCTTCCCCTGTCCATTCAACATCGTCAACGAGTCCTGCATCACTGCTAAGTCCAGTGCCCAGTTACAGCCACATTCCACACCAAGGTGCTCTCTCACGATTCGAAGCACTCCACAGAGCCAAAACAGAGTTTTTTGCCAAAGAAGGTCCGGTAGTCATAAGCACCGATGTTCTGACGTCTAGATCACTCCAGGCGAGTACTACCTTTCCACAAAAAGGCTTTAACGTAGAAATCATGTCAAAAGTTGCGGAGCCGAGTGACGCGGGACACGCTGACCTACCACAGTGCGGCGCAAGTGTTCCAAGGGTGCCCAAGGAGGAGACTGTACCATCCCCGACCGTGAAAGCAACAGCGGAGGAACCCACAAGAAAAaagtcaagacaagaatgtggTCAAGCGGATAAGACCAGTTTCCTCTCGTTAAAGCTAAAGAAAAGTAAGAAGAAAGATTATTCTACCGTTGAAGAACTATGTCGACAAACCCTGACTGTTACGGTGGCTGAAAGAGAAGTGGCGGACAGTGGATCAGAACCAGTCAGCCCAGTCAGTCCTATCAGTCCACCGTCACCTTCAGAGCCTAGGACAAAAGGCATCAACAAGTGGCTTCCCATCTTCAGTACAAAACCGTGA
- the LOC135368467 gene encoding uncharacterized protein LOC135368467 isoform X3: protein MDLRPSDRPPERPSFLALPESTCSSRDNDDVFLTDSPVDDSGPYEECSSSERPRRLSSSRSLPCVQERRHDKAERSDSAPSPMQLTGSSCDTPMTDSFPASTPSREDDDDQSRSAYEGILQCERDFFDFVMTLPSEPKPTKPSPTRVRRESKTKPKPKVGLDHLDNLCKLMEQLGDLKEQNSKLHRRVQYLEDVKNLHEMHKDILSRRPASMSSRQSEAYDESVYQDRYETQLQDRTFENPLQKSKTQISMGSLQRKTRERSRSVGNQDEFNDPKGSLKSKKFPNWSKVKEALGFEQRPSDYDVDGNSFREGNRILGPDVVHHISVPIYSDEYDRNFDGRVTNVGERCRQKEPWTDWTGEGRLQSKGYPNERSDDAICERRTHLRPQQPVRRRSSPGGPSVDKDRFSDHSKKEQYSLTLHPNVYPTYARSDLKDDPKKAPKTPWGRVKTLIQTKRGSVKKRQSTKSDGKEFRMNSDPSCNAAFSDYEEGVSRRTRDIRHRRRKVSDQYADGGSSRHSGVSDDFCGFPKERSKSQTHIERDYYRDFESSEDSRPRKQKPAPLTLSPLEHASSSAGHSRTSSGVTSETCQRLSPRSSPQFQRKSRWNKVKKVFTAKAKDGDASTTPTTQYPFSKSVPASPLSLVGTVFNYDDLGPYEDEDITKTREASVDRQRASTPMSSLVLQLQRNLSEDFSQKMLEWERIKASGVASTATTKDRAKSKSEKLKGERQSKPAKPKLKDLTWLNKELHKIEREKERLAKEKRKYEERSARLQRLKHTLLSSGENRNEILVRTSAGEFRFEGISDAFTKKLYEWETKKGVVPELSTIALLDASLSGEKGVGLPRGLSRSDSSIADQASTHHQASHGSTSSLPSMKPDSGFSQEENVQPSRANSEPDLSTPHGQARRDSCLSRRRHSQDQKWPAGEYGAYVNPEVTWLIDSGSGELALEEDDRRLTKSPENQDYDEADVKATEDGYYVLLEENMLLLEQLKAKEDLCRQMERELQLLDARLGDVSDRHRQEIDRYRERLWEAHRPALLQFGFRESQASLKVLTELKSRVDDLERFGRRFYDERRTLQDHMRYQSEDQLRLSRDVVASIRDLHCPGAPDALQGLEGPERRSSSVSSWNWQRFVHVEKLALVQDLLGKLLRLAQEIEMCAAERAHQLWVLRGEILQRDLVSARNLHADIYPFQRVASTRAPWGRCRSMPKRSFSDGIIQHLRNSREDTDNPLAINDNLSRKSRTDFSEWQLNTSAAQLLETVQQLETELLGLLCDVMNTEANEQQECIGEQEQPALESGDVSSETRTDDGTGGEARSSLASSESPIRPSESVSANATVRHNSADNVSSVSGHDGSESSSLNDSERVSFVLRLPRKSWTRTRETVSSSSDSSYLEDETFTRAAWSSGKNRLEAAERKQDATEAFNSPIRYPQLNPSLGLFVRTRLRDEVFEEPSSASSVEAVFSLPYPCHVYSGTGKFNAVLAEETADMLRDAEGTSRFGCNETAEATVTLCQPRVAEVPIERNASYVNDGDSSNSEGPPEVSEIGKMAARGESPVLRSKSTRKLKKAKETIGVSRTEEQPQSFPSVSSTASSPPLSPAKIISDEELTTSKQESAKHDAYHSVLTRGPSTGYVPSPVHSTSSTSPASLLSPVPSYSHIPHQGALSRFEALHRAKTEFFAKEGPVVISTDVLTSRSLQASTTFPQKGFNVEIMSKVAEPSDAGHADLPQCGASVPRVPKEETVPSPTVKATAEEPTRKKSRQECGQADKTSFLSLKLKKSKKKDYSTVEELCRQTLTVTVAEREVADSGSEPVSPVSPISPPSPSEPRTKGINKWLPIFSTKP, encoded by the exons ATGGATCTGCGCCCAAGCGACCGACCGCCCGAAAGGCCTTCATTCCTGGCTCTGCCAGAATCGACATGTTCTAGCCGAGACAACGATGACGTCTTCCTCACTGACAGTCCAGTCGACGACTCAG GACCATATGAAGAGTGCTCCTCTTCAGAACGCCCCCGTCGGCTGTCTTCCAGTCGATCTCTTCCATGCGTGCAAGAGAGACGTCACGACAAAGCGGAGCGATCAGACAGTGCCCCGAGTCCCATGCAGCTGACGGGAAGTTCATGCGACACGCCCATGACCGATTCTTTTCCTGCTTCCACACCGAGCagagaggacgacgacgaccagAGCCGCTCTGCCTACGAGG GCATCCTGCAATGCGAACGGGACTTTTTCGACTTCGTCATGACTTTACCGAGCGAACCAAAACCGACGAAACCTTCCCCTACTAGGGTCCGACGTGAGAGCAAGACCAAACCCAAACCTAAAGTGGGCCTCGACCACCTGGACAACCTCTGCAAGCTCATGGAACAGCTGGGGGACCTCAAAGAGCAAAATAGCAAGCTACATCGAAGGGTCCAGTATCTTGAAGACGTCAAGAACCTTCACGAAATGCACAAGGACATCTTGTCTAGAAGACCTGCATCTATGAGCTCGAGGCAATCTGAAGCGTACGACGAGTCAGTTTACCAGGACCGATATGAAACACAACTTCAAGATCGTACTTTCGAGAACCCGCTTCAGAAGAGCAAAACTCAAATAAGCATGGGGTCCTTGCAGAGAAAAACGAGAGAGCGAAGCAGGTCCGTTGGAAATCAGGACGAGTTCAACGACCCGAAGGGTTCGTTGAAGTCCAAGAAGTTTCCTAACTGGTCAAAAGTGAAAGAAGCTTTGGGGTTCGAGCAGAGGCCAAGTGATTACGATGTCGATGGAAATAGCTTTCGCGAAGGGAACAGGATATTAGGTCCAGACGTGGTACATCATATAAGTGTACCGATATATTCCGATGAGTACGACAGGAACTTTGACGGCAGGGTTACGAATGTTGGCGAACGCTGTCGACAGAAGGAGCCTTGGACAGACTGGACTGGAGAGGGAAGGCTCCAATCCAAGGGCTATCCTAATG AGAGGTCTGACGACGCTATATGTGAACGGAGGACCCACTTGCGACCACAGCAACCAGTAAGGCGCCGATCGTCCCCAGGTGGTCCCTCAGTAGACAAAGACAGGTTTAGCGACCATTCCAAGAAAGAACAAT ATTCCTTGACGCTGCATCCGAATGTGTACCCAACGTACGCGAGGAGTGACCTGAAGGACGACCCGAAGAAGGCGCCGAAGACACCGTGGGGCCGTGTGAAGACACTCATTCAGACAAAGCGTGGTAGCGTCAAGAAGCGACAGTCAACCAAAAGTGATGGCAAAGAATTCCGCATGAATTCCGACCCTTCCTGTAACGCTGCTTTCAGCGACTACGAAGAGGGTGTTTCCAGGAGGACGAGGGACATCAGGCATCGGCGAAGAAAGGTGTCCGACCAGTACGCAGACGGCGGATCCAGCAG ACACTCAGGCGTAAGCGACGACTTCTGCGGGTTCCCTAAAGAGCGATCGAAGTCTCAGACGCACATCGAGCGCGACTATTACCGGGATTTTGAAAGCAGCGAAGATTCCAGGCCTCGCAAGCAGAAGCCCGCCCCGTTAACCCTAAGTCCATTGGAACACGCCTCCTCAAGCGCTGGCCATTCAAGAACCAGTTCGGGAGTGACGTCAGAAACTTGTCAGAGACTTTCTCCGAGGTCTTCGCCACAGTTCCAGAGGAAGTCCCGTTGGAACAAG GTGAAGAAGGTATTTACCGCAAAGGCGAAAGACGGCGACGCCAGTACAACACCGACTACGCAGTACCCCTTCTCAAAGTCTGTGCCTGCGAGCCCTCTGTCACTCGTAGGGACGGTGTTCAACTACGATGATCTGGGCCCGTACGAAG acgaaGATATAACAAAGACAAGGGAAGCAAGCGTGGACAGACAAAGAG CCTCCACGCCCATGAGCAGTCTTGTCCTCCAGCTCCAGCGGAACTTGAGCGAAGACTTCAGCCAAAAGATGCTCGAATGGGAACGAATCAAGGCGTCCGGTGTCGCTTCCACTGCCACAACAAAGGACAGAGCGAAATCCAAATCCGAGAAACTCAAGGGCGAACGCCAGTCCAAACCCGCTAAGCCCAAGCTCAAAGACTTAACGTGGCTCAACAAAGAACTGCACAAGATAGAGCGCGAGAAGGAAAGATTGGCAAAGGAGAAACGGAAGTACGAAGAACGTTCGGCGAGGCTTCAGCGCTTGAAGCACACGCTATTGTCTTCCGGGGAGAACAGAAACGAGATCCTGGTGCGGACGTCGGCGGGCGAGTTCCGGTTCGAAGGGATATCGGACGCTTTCACCAAGAAACTCTACGAGTGGGAAACGAAAAAGGGTGTTGTTCCAGAGCTGTCCACGATAGCGCTGCTCGATGCGAGCTTGTCGGGAGAGAAAGGAGTTGGGCTTCCAAGGGGCCTGTCGCGGTCTGATTCGAGCATCGCGGATCAAGCGTCAACGCACCATCAGGCATCGCACGGGTCCACAAGCTCATTGCCGTCAATGAAGCCGGACTCTGGATTTAGTCAGGAAGAAAACGTGCAGCCGTCGCGAGCGAACTCGGAGCCTGATCTCTCCACCCCTCACGGACAGGCCAGAAGAGATTCGTgtctgtcccgaagaaggcaCTCTCAAGACCAGAAATGG CCTGCAGGGGAGTACGGAGCGTACGTGAATCCGGAAGTGACGTGGCTCATCGATAGTGGTTCCGGCGAGCTGGCATTAGAGGAGGATGACAGACGGTTGACCAAGTCTCCAGAGAACCAGGACTACGACGAAGCAGATGTCAAAGCAACAGAGGATGGTTACTACGTCCTCTTGGAGGAGAACATGCTTCTTCTAGAACAGCTCAAGGCCAAAGAGGACCTCTGcaggcagatggagagagaactgCAGCTACTGGATGCCAGACTCGGTGACGTCAGCGACAGGCATCGACAGGAGATTG ATCGGTACCGTGAACGGCTGTGGGAGGCACACCGACCGGCTCTACTTCAGTTCGGGTTTCGGGAGTCCCAGGCCTCACTTAAGGTTCTAACCGAGCTCAAGTCGCGAGTGGATGACCTGGAGCGCTTCGGTAGAAGGTTCTACGACGAGCGACGAACCTTGCAG GACCACATGCGATACCAGAGCGAAGACCAGCTGCGGCTCAGCAGGGACGTGGTAGCCAGCATCCGAGACTTACACTGCCCTGGAGCTCCGGACGCCCTCCAAGGCCTCGAAG GGCCAGAGAGACGGAGCAGCTCGGTGTCCTCATGGAACTGGCAGCGCTTCGTTCACGTGGAGAAACTGGCCCTGGTCCAAGACCTGCTGGGAAAACTCTTGCGACTG GCCCAGGAAATAGAAATGTGTGCTGCCGAACGTGCGCACCAGCTTTGGGTTCTACGGGGTGAAATACTTCAACGAGACCTGGTCAGCGCCCGAAACCTCCACGCAGATATTTACCCGTTCCAGAGGGTGGCTTCGACGCGTGCCCCGTGGGGGCGCTGCCGTTCGATGCCCAAGCGATCCTTCAGTGACGGGATTATTCAGCATTTAAGAAATTCC AGGGAAGACACCGACAATCCGCTGGCCATCAATGACAACCTTAGCCGAAAGAGTAGAACTGATTTCTCAGAATGGCAGCTGAACACAAGCGCCGCGCAACTGCTAGAAACAGTTCAGCAATTAGAAACGGAGTTACTAGGACTACTTTGCGATG TCATGAACACTGAAGCCAACGAACAGCAAGAATGCATCGGAGAACAAGAACAACCAGCCCTGGAATCAGGCGAT GTGTCCTCTGAAACTCGAACTGACGACGGAACAGGAGGTGAGGCGAGGTCGTCCCTGGCCTCCTCGGAGAGTCCCATCCGGCCATCGGAAAGCGTCTCAGCAAACGCAACCGTACGACACAACAGTGCAGACAACGTGAGCAGCGTATCCGGCCACGATGGGAGTGAGAGTTCGAGCCTCAACGACAGCGAACGAGTCTCTTTCGTTCTACGTCTACCGCGAAAGAGCTGGACAAGGACGAGAGAGACGGTGTCATCGTCCTCCGACAGCTCTTACCTCGAAGACGAGACTTTCACTCGAGCCGCGTGGTCCTCGGGGAAGAATCGTTTGGAGGCAGCGGAAAGGAAACAGGATGCGACTGAAGCTTTTAATTCACCTATCAGGTATCCACAGCTGAACCCTTCTCTAGGTCTGTTCGTTCGCACCAG GTTACGAGATGAAGTTTTTGAAGAACCCTCGTCGGCATCGTCCGTCGAAGCAGTCTTCTCTCTGCCCTACCCCTGCCATGTTTATTCGGGGACGGGAAAATTCAATGCTGTACTCGCTGAAGAAACAGCCGATATGCTGAGGGATGCCGAAGGCACTTCGCGCTTTGGCTGCAATGAAACTGCCGAGGCCACTGTGACGCTATGTCAGCCACGCGTTGCTGAGGTCCCCATCGAAAGAAATGCCTCTTATGTTAATGATGGAGATTCATCGAATAGCGAAGGGCCACCAGAGGTTTCCGAAATAGGAAAGATGGCAGCACGAGGCGAAAGTCCAGTGCTACGGTCCAAGAGTACGAGAAAGTTAAAGAAGGCAAAAGAAACCATCGGAGTGTCTCGAACTGAAGAACAACCACAGAGCTTCCCTTCTGTCAGTTCCACAGCCTCATCCCCTCCACTCTCGCCTGCCAAGATTATCAGTGACGAGGAACTGACAACATCAAAGCAAGAATCAGCCAAGCATGACGCCTATCACTCAGTGCTCACAAGAGGCCCCTCTACCGGATATGTACCTTCCCCTGTCCATTCAACATCGTCAACGAGTCCTGCATCACTGCTAAGTCCAGTGCCCAGTTACAGCCACATTCCACACCAAGGTGCTCTCTCACGATTCGAAGCACTCCACAGAGCCAAAACAGAGTTTTTTGCCAAAGAAGGTCCGGTAGTCATAAGCACCGATGTTCTGACGTCTAGATCACTCCAGGCGAGTACTACCTTTCCACAAAAAGGCTTTAACGTAGAAATCATGTCAAAAGTTGCGGAGCCGAGTGACGCGGGACACGCTGACCTACCACAGTGCGGCGCAAGTGTTCCAAGGGTGCCCAAGGAGGAGACTGTACCATCCCCGACCGTGAAAGCAACAGCGGAGGAACCCACAAGAAAAaagtcaagacaagaatgtggTCAAGCGGATAAGACCAGTTTCCTCTCGTTAAAGCTAAAGAAAAGTAAGAAGAAAGATTATTCTACCGTTGAAGAACTATGTCGACAAACCCTGACTGTTACGGTGGCTGAAAGAGAAGTGGCGGACAGTGGATCAGAACCAGTCAGCCCAGTCAGTCCTATCAGTCCACCGTCACCTTCAGAGCCTAGGACAAAAGGCATCAACAAGTGGCTTCCCATCTTCAGTACAAAACCGTGA